The Pygocentrus nattereri isolate fPygNat1 chromosome 17, fPygNat1.pri, whole genome shotgun sequence genome window below encodes:
- the olfml2bb gene encoding olfactomedin-like protein 2B isoform X2, producing MLGSPIMHSRILLLVGCWTLCWAPVAWTSTMDSMTKDQQTVTEGLEGNGAILEDEMDNQENILTQLLGDYDKVKTLSEGPDCRCKCVVRPLSRSACQRIEGGNGKPEDVYTVETVTGGSNCKKCLCIAPPSALNPCEGDFRFKKLQEAENRDVKLSTIMDLLEGAFYGMDLLKLHSVTTKLLERVDNIEKSFSVNLTKERGSLKGEKGQAKGSRAHQRLEKKRRLSELEPSLQKKVAAAFSHTEKKYEEKFVGVQGSSRPLLKRSHSEGPKEQKPAKTKTGPNGMSVRSVTFYKADTEEDEDAEQNATDDFLSGDGSVDLIIEDQIPKQQHTPPTPATGPLTTATTAPEPKPSASSQNINKPADPLDRPTTTNLLTVTKQRPKLETDKTEETTTTSSTVSVALTTSTTITAQPAATNKAASITAPPTVPKPPPNSTAPAKKHKSRLTWDEGPAAATTVAPKNSGVCKDTLATIGDPVTHNTFGRNEGAWMKDPKGNGNVIYVTNYYYGSNLLEFRDMDAFKQGRFTNSHKLPYDWIGTGHVVYSGAFYYNRAFSRDIIKFDLRLRYVAAWTSLHDAVYEEEEEETPWRWRGHSDIDFAVDESGLWMVYPALDEEGLYQEVIMLSKMNPTDLQKENTWRTGLRRNHYGNCFVICGVLYAVNSYDRMHANISYAFDTHTHTQMVPGLPFINNYTYTTQIDYNPKDRKLYSWDNGHQVTYDVIFAY from the exons CTCCTCGGTGACTACGATAAGGTGAAGACCCTGTCGGAGGGGCCGGACTGCCGCTGTAAGTGTGTGGTCAGGCCACTGAGCCGGAGCGCCTGTCAACGCATTGAGGGAGGGAACGGGAAGCCCGAGGACGTTTACACAGTGGAGACGGTGACAGGAGGATCCAACTGCAAGAAGTGCTTGTGCATCGCCCCTCCCTCAGCCCTGAACCCCTGCGAGGGGGACTTTAGGTTTAAGAAGCTTCAGGAGGCAGAGAACCGTGATGTCAAG CTTTCTACCATAATGGATTTGCTCGAGGGAGCCTTCTATGGAATGGATCTGTTGAAGCTGCACTCAGTCACCACAAAGCTTCTGGAGCGCGTAGACAACATAGAAAAG TCATTTTCCGTAAATCTGACAAAGGAGCGAGGGAGCttgaaaggagagaaagggcAGGCGAAGGGGTCACGCGCCCACCAACGGCTGGAGAAGAAAAGGCGTCTGAGCGAGCTGGAACCTTCACTGCAGAAGAAAGTGGCTGCAGCCTTCTCACACACGGAG AAGAAGTATGAGGAGAAGTTTGTTGGTGTTCAGGGCTCCAGCAGGCCGCTGCTGAAGAGGAGTCACTCTGAAGGCCCAAAGGAGCAGAAACCTGCCAAGACCAAAACGGGACCTAACGGGATGAGCGTCAGGAGCGTGACCTTCTATAAAGCTGATACTGAAGAAGATGAGGATGCAGAACAGAATG CGACGGATGATTTCCTGAGTGGGGACGGTTCAGTGGATCTAATAATAGAAGACCAGATCCCCAAGCAGCAGCACACTCCTCCTACTCCGGCCACAGGCCCTTTAACCACAGCCACCACGGCTCCTGAACCCAAACCAAGCGCCAGCTCACAGAACATCAACAAACCAGCTGATCCTCTGGACAGACCAACCACCACGAATCTGCTCACCGTGACAAAGCAGCGGCCTAAACTGGAGACAGACAAAACCGAGGAGACAACTACAACCAGCTCCACAGTGTCGGTCGCCTTGACAACCTCAACCACCATCACCGCGCAGCCGGCGGCCACCAACAAAGCAGCATCCATCACTGCCCCTCCTACAGTGCCAAAACCACCACCCAACTCAACTGCTCCCGCCAAAAAGCACAAATCCCGCCTCACCTGGGACGAGGGACCTGCTGCAGCAACCACAGTGGCTCCAAAGAACTCTG GTGTATGCAAGGACACTCTAGCAACTATTGGTGATCCTGTGACACACAACACATTTGGTCGCAACGAAGGTGCCTGGATGAAAGATCCAAAAGGAAATGGCAACGTCATCTATGTCACAAACTACTACTATGGCAGCAACCTGCTGGAATTCCGTGATATGGACGCATTTAAACAAG GACGTTTTACCAACTCCCACAAACTCCCCTACGACTGGATTGGTACAGGTCACGTGGTCTACAGCGGAGCTTTCTACTATAATCGTGCCTTTTCTCGCGACATCATCAAATTTGACCTCCGTCTACGCTACGTTGCTGCCTGGACCAGTCTGCATGATGCTGTgtatgaggaagaggaggaggagacccCCTGGAGGTGGAGAGGACACTCAGACATTGACTTTGCTGTGGATGAAAGTGGCCTGTGGATGGTGTACCCAGCCCTGGACGAAGAAGGTTTATACCAG GAGGTGATTATGCTGAGCAAGATGAACCCAACCGACCTGCAGAAGGAGAACACCTGGAGGACAGGCCTGAGGAGGAATCACTATGGCAACTGCTTTGTCATTTGTGGAGTCCTTTATGCTGTGAACAGCTACGACCGCATGCATGCTAACATCTCCTATGCCTTCGATACGCATACGCACACACAGATGGTGCCAGGACTTCCCTTCATAAACAACTACACCTACACCACACAAATTGACTACAACCCAAAGGACCGCAAGCTGTACTCATGGGACAATGGCCATCAAGTGACCTATGATGTGATTTTTGCCTATTAA
- the olfml2bb gene encoding olfactomedin-like protein 2B isoform X1 — MLGSPIMHSRILLLVGCWTLCWAPVAWTSTMDSMTKDQQTVTEGLEGNGAILEDEMDNQENILTQLLGDYDKVKTLSEGPDCRCKCVVRPLSRSACQRIEGGNGKPEDVYTVETVTGGSNCKKCLCIAPPSALNPCEGDFRFKKLQEAENRDVKLSTIMDLLEGAFYGMDLLKLHSVTTKLLERVDNIEKSFSVNLTKERGSLKGEKGQAKGSRAHQRLEKKRRLSELEPSLQKKVAAAFSHTEKKYEEKFVGVQGSSRPLLKRSHSEGPKEQKPAKTKTGPNGMSVRSVTFYKADTEEDEDAEQNAATDDFLSGDGSVDLIIEDQIPKQQHTPPTPATGPLTTATTAPEPKPSASSQNINKPADPLDRPTTTNLLTVTKQRPKLETDKTEETTTTSSTVSVALTTSTTITAQPAATNKAASITAPPTVPKPPPNSTAPAKKHKSRLTWDEGPAAATTVAPKNSGVCKDTLATIGDPVTHNTFGRNEGAWMKDPKGNGNVIYVTNYYYGSNLLEFRDMDAFKQGRFTNSHKLPYDWIGTGHVVYSGAFYYNRAFSRDIIKFDLRLRYVAAWTSLHDAVYEEEEEETPWRWRGHSDIDFAVDESGLWMVYPALDEEGLYQEVIMLSKMNPTDLQKENTWRTGLRRNHYGNCFVICGVLYAVNSYDRMHANISYAFDTHTHTQMVPGLPFINNYTYTTQIDYNPKDRKLYSWDNGHQVTYDVIFAY; from the exons CTCCTCGGTGACTACGATAAGGTGAAGACCCTGTCGGAGGGGCCGGACTGCCGCTGTAAGTGTGTGGTCAGGCCACTGAGCCGGAGCGCCTGTCAACGCATTGAGGGAGGGAACGGGAAGCCCGAGGACGTTTACACAGTGGAGACGGTGACAGGAGGATCCAACTGCAAGAAGTGCTTGTGCATCGCCCCTCCCTCAGCCCTGAACCCCTGCGAGGGGGACTTTAGGTTTAAGAAGCTTCAGGAGGCAGAGAACCGTGATGTCAAG CTTTCTACCATAATGGATTTGCTCGAGGGAGCCTTCTATGGAATGGATCTGTTGAAGCTGCACTCAGTCACCACAAAGCTTCTGGAGCGCGTAGACAACATAGAAAAG TCATTTTCCGTAAATCTGACAAAGGAGCGAGGGAGCttgaaaggagagaaagggcAGGCGAAGGGGTCACGCGCCCACCAACGGCTGGAGAAGAAAAGGCGTCTGAGCGAGCTGGAACCTTCACTGCAGAAGAAAGTGGCTGCAGCCTTCTCACACACGGAG AAGAAGTATGAGGAGAAGTTTGTTGGTGTTCAGGGCTCCAGCAGGCCGCTGCTGAAGAGGAGTCACTCTGAAGGCCCAAAGGAGCAGAAACCTGCCAAGACCAAAACGGGACCTAACGGGATGAGCGTCAGGAGCGTGACCTTCTATAAAGCTGATACTGAAGAAGATGAGGATGCAGAACAGAATG CAGCGACGGATGATTTCCTGAGTGGGGACGGTTCAGTGGATCTAATAATAGAAGACCAGATCCCCAAGCAGCAGCACACTCCTCCTACTCCGGCCACAGGCCCTTTAACCACAGCCACCACGGCTCCTGAACCCAAACCAAGCGCCAGCTCACAGAACATCAACAAACCAGCTGATCCTCTGGACAGACCAACCACCACGAATCTGCTCACCGTGACAAAGCAGCGGCCTAAACTGGAGACAGACAAAACCGAGGAGACAACTACAACCAGCTCCACAGTGTCGGTCGCCTTGACAACCTCAACCACCATCACCGCGCAGCCGGCGGCCACCAACAAAGCAGCATCCATCACTGCCCCTCCTACAGTGCCAAAACCACCACCCAACTCAACTGCTCCCGCCAAAAAGCACAAATCCCGCCTCACCTGGGACGAGGGACCTGCTGCAGCAACCACAGTGGCTCCAAAGAACTCTG GTGTATGCAAGGACACTCTAGCAACTATTGGTGATCCTGTGACACACAACACATTTGGTCGCAACGAAGGTGCCTGGATGAAAGATCCAAAAGGAAATGGCAACGTCATCTATGTCACAAACTACTACTATGGCAGCAACCTGCTGGAATTCCGTGATATGGACGCATTTAAACAAG GACGTTTTACCAACTCCCACAAACTCCCCTACGACTGGATTGGTACAGGTCACGTGGTCTACAGCGGAGCTTTCTACTATAATCGTGCCTTTTCTCGCGACATCATCAAATTTGACCTCCGTCTACGCTACGTTGCTGCCTGGACCAGTCTGCATGATGCTGTgtatgaggaagaggaggaggagacccCCTGGAGGTGGAGAGGACACTCAGACATTGACTTTGCTGTGGATGAAAGTGGCCTGTGGATGGTGTACCCAGCCCTGGACGAAGAAGGTTTATACCAG GAGGTGATTATGCTGAGCAAGATGAACCCAACCGACCTGCAGAAGGAGAACACCTGGAGGACAGGCCTGAGGAGGAATCACTATGGCAACTGCTTTGTCATTTGTGGAGTCCTTTATGCTGTGAACAGCTACGACCGCATGCATGCTAACATCTCCTATGCCTTCGATACGCATACGCACACACAGATGGTGCCAGGACTTCCCTTCATAAACAACTACACCTACACCACACAAATTGACTACAACCCAAAGGACCGCAAGCTGTACTCATGGGACAATGGCCATCAAGTGACCTATGATGTGATTTTTGCCTATTAA